A single Tamandua tetradactyla isolate mTamTet1 chromosome X, mTamTet1.pri, whole genome shotgun sequence DNA region contains:
- the LOC143670340 gene encoding mortality factor 4-like protein 2: protein MPRSKMRGASSGKKTAGPQQNNLEPALPDRLVGHSTENPASGSVRKTRKNKQKTPGNGNGGSTCEAPQSPRKTRAQADPAGENKEAFKKRMEVKVKIPEELKPWLVEDWDLVTSQKQLFQLPAKKNVDTILEEYANCKKSQGNVNSEEYAVNEFVAGIKDYFNVMLSTQLLYIFEKPQHAEILEAHPNAPMSQVYGAPHLLRLFVKIGEMLAYTPLDKSLALLLACLDDFLKYLAKNSATLFTASDYKVVSAEYHCKVL, encoded by the coding sequence AAATGAGAGGGGCTTCCTCAGGAAAGAAGACAGCTGGTCCGCAGCAGAACAATCTTGAACCAGCACTTCCAGACAGATTGGTGGGACATTCTACTGAAAATCCCGCTTCCGGATCCGTGAGGAAGacaagaaagaacaaacagaagaCACCTGGAAACGGAAATGGTGGCAGTACCTGTGAAGCACCTCAGTCACCTCGTAAAACAAGAGCCCAAGCTGACCCTGCTGGTGAAAATAAAGAGGCATTTAAGAAAAGGATGGAAGTTAAAGTGAAGATTCCTGAAGAATTAAAACCATGGCTTGTTGAGGACTGGGACTTGGTTACCAGTCAGAAGCAGCTATTTCAGCTTCCGGCTAAGAAAAATGTAGATACCATTCTGGAAGAATACGCAAATTGCAAGAAATCTCAAGGAAACGTCAATAGTGAAGAATATGCAGTTAATGAATTCGTGGCAGGAATAAAAGACTATTTCAATGTGATGTTGAGCACTCAGCTGCTTTACATATTTGAGAAGCCCCAGCATGCTGAAATCCTCGAGGCTCACCCTAATGCCCCGATGTCCCAGGTTTATGGAGCACCGCACCTTCTGCGATTATTCGTGAAAATCGGAGAAATGTTGGCTTATACGCCCCTTGATAAGAGCCTGGCATTATTATTGGCCTGCTTGGATGATTTCCTAAAATATCTGgcaaagaattctgccactctgtTTACTGCCAGTGATTACAAGGTGGTTTCTGCAGAGTATCACTGCAAAGTTCTGTGA